Proteins encoded within one genomic window of Prauserella marina:
- a CDS encoding MaoC/PaaZ C-terminal domain-containing protein codes for MPIDVDKAIGADLGETTFGWTASDVLLYHLGIGAGSAPSDPRELRYTYEKDLRVLPTFATVAPNMRIFEPPSVSFPGIDVDLAKVVHGTQQVVVHRPVPVEGKAIASGRIVDVLDKGKAAVIVQESRVSTPEGEPLWTTRLSIFARGEGGFGGNRGSSERIEPPAREPDAVLDTPTLPQQALLYRLCGDRNPLHVDPGFAKAAGFDVPILHGLCTYGIVAKAVTDALLDADVTAISSWSAKFAGIVLPGETLRTRVWKEGARLLVTTTAPERGEAPVLSDAVLETTR; via the coding sequence ATGCCCATCGATGTCGACAAGGCCATCGGAGCCGACCTCGGCGAGACCACCTTCGGCTGGACCGCCTCCGACGTGCTGCTCTACCACCTCGGCATCGGCGCGGGTTCGGCTCCTTCCGATCCCCGCGAACTGCGCTACACCTACGAGAAGGACCTCAGGGTGCTGCCGACGTTCGCGACGGTCGCACCCAACATGCGGATCTTCGAGCCGCCGTCGGTGAGCTTCCCCGGCATCGACGTCGACCTGGCGAAGGTCGTGCACGGCACCCAGCAGGTCGTCGTGCACCGGCCCGTTCCCGTCGAGGGCAAAGCGATCGCCAGCGGGCGCATCGTCGACGTCCTCGACAAGGGCAAGGCCGCCGTCATCGTGCAGGAATCGCGGGTGAGCACTCCCGAAGGCGAACCATTGTGGACGACAAGGCTCAGCATCTTCGCCAGGGGCGAGGGCGGTTTCGGTGGCAACAGGGGAAGTTCGGAACGGATCGAGCCGCCCGCGCGCGAACCGGACGCCGTCCTCGACACACCGACGCTGCCGCAACAGGCACTGCTGTACCGGTTGTGCGGCGACCGCAACCCGCTGCACGTGGATCCCGGCTTCGCGAAGGCCGCCGGATTCGACGTGCCGATCCTGCACGGCCTGTGCACCTACGGGATCGTGGCCAAGGCGGTGACCGACGCGCTGCTCGACGCCGACGTCACGGCGATTTCGTCCTGGTCGGCCAAATTCGCGGGCATCGTGCTGCCCGGCGAGACACTGCGCACCCGCGTCTGGAAGGAAGGCGCTCGCCTGCTGGTCACCACCACGGCGCCCGAAAGAGGCGAGGCACCCGTACTGTCCGACGCGGTGCTGGAGACGACGCGC
- a CDS encoding ferredoxin--NADP reductase: MTETRSLVLPVAEVVEETSQACSVVFDAELDYRPGQFLTVRIPDGDGGSVARCYSLSSSPHTGQRPQVTVKRDGYGSNWICDNVTSGSELEVLPPSGVFTPSSLTSDLLLFAAGSGITPVLSIVRSVLAGGTGTIRLVYANRDEHSVIFSGVLRELAEAHPGRLVVTHWLESVQGLPSAEQLTALAAPHTEREVFICGPRPFMSAATTAMKSLGKPRSAVHTEKFVSLGGNPFDTGTPKREDEPGQDSPSSTLEVSLDGSRHELAWPRGNKLLDLLLDNGIDAPYSCREGQCSACACRITSGEVKMLHNDVLDSEDIADGIVLACQSLPLTDEVSISYE, from the coding sequence AACCCGCTCGCTGGTCCTTCCGGTCGCCGAGGTCGTCGAGGAGACATCGCAGGCGTGCTCGGTCGTCTTCGACGCCGAACTGGACTACCGGCCTGGCCAGTTCCTCACCGTGCGCATCCCCGACGGTGACGGCGGTTCGGTGGCGCGCTGCTATTCGCTGTCCAGCTCGCCGCACACCGGACAGCGGCCCCAGGTGACGGTGAAACGCGACGGCTACGGCTCCAACTGGATCTGCGACAACGTCACCAGTGGCAGCGAACTGGAGGTGCTGCCGCCGAGCGGCGTGTTCACTCCCTCCTCGCTCACCTCGGACCTGTTGCTGTTCGCGGCGGGCAGCGGCATCACGCCGGTGCTCTCGATCGTGCGCTCCGTGCTCGCCGGGGGCACCGGCACGATCAGGCTCGTCTACGCCAACCGCGACGAGCACTCGGTGATCTTCTCCGGCGTCCTGCGTGAACTCGCCGAGGCACACCCCGGCAGGCTCGTCGTCACGCATTGGCTGGAAAGCGTGCAGGGGCTGCCCAGCGCCGAACAACTCACCGCGCTGGCAGCCCCGCACACCGAGCGTGAGGTGTTCATCTGCGGGCCCCGGCCGTTCATGTCAGCCGCGACGACCGCGATGAAGTCACTCGGGAAACCGCGCTCGGCCGTCCACACCGAGAAGTTCGTCTCCCTCGGCGGGAATCCATTCGACACCGGCACCCCGAAGCGGGAAGACGAACCAGGCCAGGACAGCCCGTCATCGACGCTGGAGGTCAGCCTCGACGGCTCGCGGCACGAACTCGCATGGCCTCGCGGGAACAAGCTGCTCGACCTGCTGCTCGACAACGGAATCGACGCGCCCTACTCGTGCAGGGAGGGCCAGTGCAGCGCGTGTGCTTGCCGGATCACCTCCGGTGAGGTGAAGATGCTGCACAACGACGTACTCGACTCCGAGGACATCGCCGACGGGATCGTGCTGGCCTGCCAGTCGCTCCCGCTCACCGACGAGGTCTCGATCAGCTACGAGTGA